Within Novosphingobium resinovorum, the genomic segment AGGCGGACAGCGTCGCCTATCTGAACGGCGCGCTCTATGTCGGCGGGCGCACGGCGGGGACGCTGGGCGGGACCAGGTCGGGCAGCGTGGACGGCTTCGTCGCGCGGATCGATCCCGCCGACGGCTCGGTGCAGACGGTCTCGCAATGGGGCCAGCGCAGCAGCGCCGTGGAGCCGGTGCGCATCACCGCCGTCGCGGGCGGGGCGACCAGCGGCCTCGGCGCGCTTGGCCTGCACCGCGGCGTGCTCAACCAGCAGAGCACCGGCGACCTCGTGGCCGAGACCTCGCTGCGGGTGGGCGACAGCTTCAAGATCAGCGTCGACGGCGAGACCGCGCGCACCGTCACCATCGAGAAGGGCGAGACGATGACCAGCCTCGCCGCCAAGATCCGCAAGATCACCGGCACCGACGCGACTATCACCACGCCCTTCACCGACGGCGCCTCCAGCCTCAAGATCGACGTGAAATCCGGCCACACGCTGGAACTGATCGCGGGCGCGGACGGCAAGGACGCGCTGGGCAAGCTGGGCCTCGATCCGATCCGCCTCGTGCCCTCCAAGGTGCTCGATCCGAAAGCCGCCAAGGTGACGCCGGGGGGGCGCTTCAACCTGAACTTGTCCAGCGCGCTGACGCTGACCGACGCCACCACAGCAGGCACCGCGCTTTCCCGGGTCAAGAGCGCGCTGTCGATGATCCAGTCGGCCTATCGCTCGCTCTACTGGGATTCGGGCAAGGCGGCGATCGTCGACGGCACCATTTCCGGCAGCGGCGGCAGTGCCTACCAGCAGGCCAAGCTCGCCAGCTATCAGGCGGCGCTCTCGCGCCTCACCGGTTCCTAAGGAGGCACCCGATGTCCACCCTCCCCCCCCTGTTCGACGGCATGGGCCGCGCCATGAAGTCCATGGCCGAACGCCAGCGTGTCATCGCCGAGAACGTCGCCAACTCCGAGACGCCCGGCTACAAGGCCCGCACGGTCGAGGCGCCGGACTTCTCATCGCTGGTGGACGGCCAACTGGGCTCGAGCGGCACGCCGCATGTGGTGCGCCCGCATGTTGAACTCTCGGGCAGCATGACCGCGCTGGGCGCCAGGGCCCCGCAGGCGGGCGGGCGGATCGTCCTCGACGGCAATACCAGCGAGACCAAGCCGGACGGCAACAACGTGACGCTGGAAGACCAGCTCCTGTCGCTGGGGCAGGTCCAGCAGGACTATGCGGCGATGACCAACCTCTATCGCAAGCAGATGGCGCTGATGACGACGGCGGTGGGCAAGGGATGACCTGCATCCTCCCCGTTGCGCAGCAATGGGGAGGGGGACCGCCGACGCAGTCGGTGGTGGAGGGGCAGCGCGCTCGAAGCCCCCTCCGTGAGTCGCTGCGCGACTGCCGCCTCCGCATCGCTTCGCGACAGGGAGGAATGAGCCGACACTTAAAGGATGTGCCTTGGCGAGCAGAAAATTCGCCCTCTCATCCCCAATTTCGCATCCATTTCGGACCTTGCAGCGTTACCCTGCAAACCCACAGATTCCGCCGTTTTGAGCATCCACACCCCGGTTTTGCGGAGGGCAAGTGCCCGGATTGCGCAAGAAATGCGAAATTTTAAGGATATCGCAAGGCAGTAAGCGCCAATTCCCAAGTTCCGCCAATCAAGCGGCGGTCGCGAAAAAGACCCGATTCGGCAGAACCCTCCGAATGGGCGCATTGACCGGGAAGGTCGGACATGAAAAGTCCCGGCCATCCCCAGAATGGAACAAGATCTGCGATGAACGACAAGTTGCCCGAATTAAGCGATCGGGCCGGTCCACGGCAAGTAACGGAGGCGGCGATGACGACAATCGATTACCATCGCACGCTCGTGTTCCCGAACCGCATCCGCAAGTTCCGCAAGCAACTCAATATCGGCAGCCTTCTGGAATTGTCGGAGCGGCTTTCGGGAATAACCTATATCCGCCTCTCCAAAATCGAGCGGGGAGAGATTTTCGCCCGGGCCGACGAACTGCGTGATCTCGGCCGCGCGCTTGGCGTGGACCCGGTGGAACTGCTGATCGACGTCGATGCCCCAGGTTTCGACGTCGCCGCATGGGC encodes:
- a CDS encoding flagellar basal body protein; this translates as MSTLPPLFDGMGRAMKSMAERQRVIAENVANSETPGYKARTVEAPDFSSLVDGQLGSSGTPHVVRPHVELSGSMTALGARAPQAGGRIVLDGNTSETKPDGNNVTLEDQLLSLGQVQQDYAAMTNLYRKQMALMTTAVGKG